One part of the Streptomyces ferrugineus genome encodes these proteins:
- a CDS encoding ABC transporter permease codes for MSTSTTSAPPPGTRQPPSGKAPPRRGRRPARTGWRRALRRDWQLYSLAVLPLLFFLVFRYLPMLGNVIAFRRFEPGGSIFGEQWVGLRYVEMFLSDPTFWQVFRNTLWLGGLTLVFCFPIPIVLALLLNEVRRRALKRFVQSVSYLPHFLSIVIVAGITLQMLATDGAINHVLGWFGHDPIRFIQEPEWFRTVYVGSEIWQTAGWGTILYLAALTTIDEDLYEAARIDGANRWQQIWHVTLPGIRPTMITLLILNIGTFMAVGFEKVLLLYNPLTYPTADVISTYLYRAGVESNSFSYAAAIGLFEAIIGLVLITSANHLSRRTVGTSLW; via the coding sequence ATGAGCACGTCCACCACGTCGGCTCCACCGCCCGGCACACGGCAGCCGCCGTCGGGGAAGGCTCCACCCCGCCGCGGCCGGCGGCCGGCGCGCACCGGCTGGCGGCGGGCGCTGCGCCGGGACTGGCAGCTCTACTCGCTGGCCGTGCTGCCGCTGCTGTTCTTCCTGGTCTTCCGCTATCTGCCGATGCTCGGCAACGTGATCGCGTTCCGGCGCTTCGAACCGGGCGGCTCGATCTTCGGCGAGCAGTGGGTGGGCCTGCGCTACGTCGAGATGTTCCTCAGCGACCCCACCTTCTGGCAGGTCTTCCGCAACACCCTGTGGCTCGGCGGGCTCACACTCGTCTTCTGCTTCCCGATCCCGATCGTGCTGGCGCTGCTGCTGAACGAGGTGCGCCGGCGGGCGCTGAAACGGTTCGTGCAGTCGGTGTCGTATCTGCCGCACTTCCTGTCGATCGTGATCGTCGCGGGCATCACCCTGCAGATGCTCGCCACGGACGGCGCGATCAACCACGTTCTGGGCTGGTTCGGGCACGACCCGATCCGGTTCATCCAGGAACCCGAGTGGTTCCGTACCGTCTATGTCGGCTCGGAGATCTGGCAGACCGCCGGCTGGGGCACGATCCTGTACCTCGCCGCGCTCACCACCATCGACGAGGACCTGTACGAGGCCGCCCGCATCGACGGCGCCAACCGCTGGCAGCAGATCTGGCACGTCACCCTGCCCGGCATCCGGCCCACCATGATCACGCTGCTGATCCTCAACATCGGCACCTTCATGGCCGTCGGCTTCGAGAAGGTCCTGCTGCTGTACAACCCGCTGACCTATCCGACCGCCGACGTGATCTCGACGTACCTCTACCGCGCGGGTGTCGAGTCCAACAGCTTCAGCTACGCCGCCGCCATCGGGCTGTTCGAGGCGATCATCGGCCTGGTCCTGATCACCTCCGCCAACCACCTCTCGCGCCGCACGGTGGGGACGAGCCTGTGGTGA
- a CDS encoding acetylxylan esterase, protein MPAFDLPPDALEHFRPDLQEPADFDEFWHGTLKEAARPEVLVSARPVETGLRLTDTWDVTFRGFGGDPVRAWFSRPAGLREARPAVVEYAGYGRGRGLPHERLTWVNAGYAHLLMDNRGQGDQYGNGGATPDPHTTAPGGPGPAVRGLLSPRDYHYRRLITDAVRAVEAVRTLPGVDASRIAAVGNSQGGGLALAVAGLVPDLAAVLVTAPFLCGIRRALDLTDAAPYGEITAYLSVHRGAERAAYDTLSYMEGISFARRAHAPAHFGVGLRDTVCPPSGAYGAFNRYAELSGAGPRKEIHPYPFNGHEGGDAVHVRRQLDWLTEVLGLSPWPA, encoded by the coding sequence TTGCCCGCATTCGATCTGCCGCCGGACGCCCTGGAGCACTTCCGTCCGGACCTCCAGGAGCCCGCGGACTTCGACGAGTTCTGGCACGGCACCCTCAAGGAGGCGGCCCGGCCCGAGGTGTTGGTGTCGGCACGCCCGGTGGAGACCGGCCTGCGCCTGACGGACACCTGGGACGTGACCTTCCGGGGCTTCGGCGGAGACCCGGTGCGGGCCTGGTTCAGCAGACCGGCCGGACTGCGCGAGGCACGTCCCGCCGTCGTCGAGTACGCCGGCTACGGCCGGGGCCGCGGCCTCCCGCACGAGCGGCTGACCTGGGTGAACGCCGGGTACGCCCATCTGCTGATGGACAACAGGGGCCAGGGCGACCAATACGGCAACGGCGGCGCGACCCCGGACCCGCACACCACGGCACCGGGCGGCCCGGGCCCGGCCGTACGCGGCCTGCTCTCCCCCCGGGACTACCACTACCGCCGCCTCATCACCGACGCGGTACGAGCGGTGGAGGCGGTGCGCACGCTGCCCGGCGTGGACGCCTCCCGGATCGCGGCCGTCGGCAACAGCCAGGGCGGCGGACTCGCGCTGGCCGTCGCGGGACTCGTGCCCGACCTCGCGGCGGTGCTGGTCACCGCCCCGTTCCTGTGCGGCATCCGGCGCGCACTCGACCTCACCGACGCCGCGCCCTACGGCGAGATCACCGCGTACCTCTCGGTGCACCGGGGCGCAGAGCGGGCCGCGTACGACACGCTCTCCTACATGGAGGGGATCTCCTTCGCCCGGCGCGCCCACGCCCCGGCCCACTTCGGAGTCGGCCTGCGCGACACGGTGTGCCCGCCGAGCGGGGCGTACGGCGCCTTCAACCGCTATGCGGAGCTGTCGGGCGCCGGGCCGCGCAAGGAGATCCACCCCTATCCGTTCAACGGCCACGAAGGCGGCGACGCGGTACATGTGCGCCGCCAACTGGACTGGCTGACAGAGGTGCTGGGGCTCAGTCCGTGGCCGGCGTGA